One Candidatus Aminicenantes bacterium DNA window includes the following coding sequences:
- a CDS encoding family 10 glycosylhydrolase — MHTQPRLIVFVLASAIGLAAVSTPSSAWTGPAAPGTEVRAVWAHPGQFGPDPVEARTRMRDALEAWSQAGIDTVIMLVKTTSGHVYWPSKIGERDPAYTRYDLLGTLIEEARPKGIVIQPWFCVFNEGAIVGQVRQHPEWLIRSPEGELVGVANPALPEVRDYERSLMMEVASAYPVAWIHLDYIRYPSSPHEVYFSWDPKTRALFKEYAGLDPIEMKARDSGNMMWDEWIVWNQSRVTAFLRELRAGLAGLGRPIKISAAVFPSAEEAKVLIGQDWAAWCREGLIDMLCPMLYTNNLGFFEKYVRQAMEAAGGRMPVLPGIGITTSHNQNTPAGMMAEIEIGRRLGAAGHVFFSGTALKPEFLDALRADRAGRVR, encoded by the coding sequence GTGCATACGCAGCCCCGTCTTATCGTTTTCGTCCTGGCCTCGGCCATCGGACTCGCGGCGGTATCGACGCCGTCATCCGCCTGGACCGGCCCCGCGGCGCCCGGGACCGAAGTCCGGGCCGTTTGGGCCCATCCGGGCCAGTTTGGCCCCGATCCGGTCGAAGCCCGGACCCGGATGCGCGACGCCCTGGAGGCTTGGTCCCAAGCCGGCATCGATACGGTCATCATGCTGGTCAAGACCACTTCGGGCCATGTCTATTGGCCTTCCAAGATCGGAGAGCGCGATCCGGCCTATACTCGGTACGATCTTCTTGGGACGCTGATCGAGGAGGCTCGGCCGAAAGGGATCGTCATCCAACCCTGGTTCTGTGTATTCAACGAAGGCGCCATCGTCGGACAAGTCCGCCAGCACCCCGAATGGCTGATCCGCTCGCCCGAGGGCGAGCTGGTCGGAGTCGCCAATCCCGCCCTGCCCGAAGTCCGCGACTATGAGCGCAGCCTGATGATGGAGGTGGCGTCGGCTTATCCCGTGGCTTGGATCCACCTCGACTACATCCGCTACCCGTCCTCGCCGCACGAGGTCTACTTCAGCTGGGACCCCAAGACCCGGGCCCTGTTCAAGGAATACGCGGGCCTGGATCCCATAGAGATGAAAGCCCGCGACTCGGGCAACATGATGTGGGACGAATGGATCGTCTGGAACCAGAGCCGGGTCACGGCCTTCCTGCGCGAGCTGCGAGCCGGGCTGGCGGGGCTGGGGCGCCCGATCAAGATCTCGGCCGCCGTCTTCCCGAGCGCCGAAGAGGCCAAGGTCCTGATCGGCCAGGACTGGGCGGCCTGGTGCCGGGAAGGCCTGATCGACATGCTCTGCCCGATGCTGTACACCAACAACCTGGGATTCTTCGAGAAATACGTCCGTCAGGCCATGGAGGCGGCGGGGGGTCGGATGCCCGTCCTGCCCGGGATCGGGATCACGACTTCGCACAACCAGAACACGCCCGCAGGCATGATGGCCGAGATCGAAATCGGCCGCCGCCTGGGCGCGGCCGGCCATGTCTTCTTCTCCGGAACGGCCCTGAAGCCCGAGTTTCTGGACGCCCTGCGTGCGGACCGAGCCGGCCGGGTCAGGTGA
- a CDS encoding carbon-nitrogen hydrolase family protein, translating into MKIALVQQHAGPDLDDNLRRGRVAFEEAARAGAGLVAFAELAFLPFLPQVPAASRPDFRRFAQTVPGPLTEEFGALARRHGMVAVLNLFERDGDRTYDSSPVLDADGRLLGTTRMVHIMEGPGFHERGYYAPCDKPRFVYDTAAGRIGVAICYDRHFPEYMRGLALLGAEIVIIPQAGVLNEWGEGLYEGEVRVSAFQNGYFAALCNRVGAEDVLHFAGESFVVGPNGEVLARAPGDRDHLLFADCDPALIPACHAKRHFLPDRRPGLYRELKLTD; encoded by the coding sequence ATGAAGATCGCTCTCGTCCAGCAGCACGCCGGCCCCGACCTCGACGACAACCTGCGCCGGGGACGCGTCGCCTTCGAGGAGGCGGCCCGGGCCGGGGCCGGGCTCGTTGCCTTCGCCGAGCTGGCCTTCCTGCCGTTCCTGCCCCAAGTCCCGGCCGCGAGCCGGCCCGATTTCCGGCGCTTCGCCCAGACCGTCCCGGGCCCGCTGACCGAGGAATTCGGAGCCTTGGCCCGCCGCCACGGGATGGTCGCCGTGCTTAACCTCTTCGAACGGGACGGCGACCGCACTTACGACTCATCGCCCGTCCTCGACGCAGACGGCCGCCTCCTGGGAACGACCCGGATGGTCCACATCATGGAAGGCCCGGGCTTCCATGAGCGGGGCTACTATGCTCCCTGCGACAAGCCGCGCTTCGTTTACGATACCGCGGCCGGCAGGATCGGCGTCGCCATCTGCTACGACCGGCATTTCCCCGAATACATGCGCGGCTTGGCCCTGCTTGGGGCCGAGATCGTGATCATTCCCCAAGCCGGCGTCCTCAACGAATGGGGCGAGGGCCTCTACGAAGGCGAAGTCCGCGTCAGCGCCTTCCAGAACGGATATTTCGCCGCCCTGTGCAATCGTGTCGGGGCGGAGGACGTCCTCCATTTCGCGGGCGAATCCTTCGTTGTCGGTCCGAATGGCGAGGTTCTGGCCCGCGCTCCCGGGGACCGGGACCATCTCCTGTTCGCCGATTGCGACCCGGCCCTCATTCCCGCCTGTCACGCCAAGCGGCATTTTCTGCCGGACCGCCGCCCCGGCCTCTACCGCGAGCTGAAGCTCACGGATTGA
- a CDS encoding aminopeptidase P family protein — protein sequence MFDSKTYAKRRQTLRRTLGSGIALFLGNDDSPMNYAANGYHFRQDSSFLYFFGLDSPGLAAAVDVEAGHDVLFGDDIEIEDIIWMGFLPTIKERAAEVGVKETRPAKALAAYLQDAAAKGRTVHILPPYRAEHRLKLQDLLGIPPAEAKGRASAALVKAVVAQRSIKSDEEVAEIEAALKTTYKMYETAMRMAQPGVYEHAIAGRIDGIAMADGGATAFPTILTVNGQILHNHGHANKLAKGRLLVVDSGAESLLHYAADITRTIPVGGKFTPRQKDIYEIVLAANTAAIKFAKPGLPYKEVHLLAARIVVDGLKDLGLMKGDPAEAVAKGAHALFFPHGLGHMLGLDVHDMENLGENNVGYDPSVERSPQFGLAYLRMARPLEPGHVMTVEPGIYFIPALIDKWKVEKTNLDFVAFDKLEKYRGFGGVRIEDDILITRDGVRVLGRLIPKTAAQVEAAATI from the coding sequence ATGTTCGACTCCAAGACATACGCCAAGCGCCGCCAGACCCTGCGCCGGACCCTCGGTTCCGGGATCGCCCTGTTCCTGGGCAACGACGACAGTCCGATGAACTATGCGGCCAACGGCTACCATTTCCGCCAAGACTCCTCGTTCCTCTACTTTTTCGGGCTCGATTCGCCCGGCCTGGCGGCGGCCGTCGATGTCGAAGCGGGCCATGACGTCCTTTTCGGCGACGACATCGAAATCGAAGACATTATCTGGATGGGCTTTCTGCCGACGATCAAGGAACGGGCGGCTGAAGTCGGCGTCAAGGAGACCCGCCCGGCCAAAGCCCTGGCGGCGTATCTCCAGGATGCCGCCGCTAAGGGGCGAACGGTTCACATCCTGCCTCCCTACCGGGCCGAGCATCGCCTCAAGCTGCAGGACCTTCTGGGCATCCCGCCGGCCGAGGCCAAGGGCCGCGCTTCCGCCGCCTTGGTCAAGGCCGTCGTGGCCCAGCGCTCCATCAAGTCCGATGAGGAAGTGGCCGAGATCGAGGCCGCGTTGAAGACGACCTACAAGATGTATGAGACGGCCATGCGCATGGCCCAGCCCGGCGTCTATGAGCATGCCATCGCCGGGCGGATCGACGGCATCGCCATGGCCGACGGCGGGGCCACCGCCTTTCCGACCATTCTGACCGTGAACGGCCAGATCCTGCACAACCACGGCCATGCCAACAAGCTGGCCAAGGGTCGCCTTCTGGTCGTCGATTCGGGCGCCGAGTCTTTGCTCCACTACGCGGCCGACATCACCCGGACCATCCCCGTCGGGGGGAAGTTCACGCCCCGCCAGAAGGACATCTATGAGATCGTCCTGGCGGCCAATACGGCGGCCATCAAGTTCGCTAAGCCCGGCCTGCCTTACAAGGAGGTCCACCTGCTTGCGGCCAGAATCGTCGTCGATGGGCTCAAGGATCTGGGATTGATGAAGGGCGACCCTGCCGAAGCGGTGGCCAAAGGCGCCCACGCCCTGTTCTTCCCCCACGGTCTGGGTCATATGCTGGGGCTGGACGTACACGACATGGAGAACTTGGGCGAGAACAACGTCGGCTACGATCCCTCGGTCGAGCGAAGCCCCCAATTCGGGCTGGCCTACCTCCGGATGGCCAGGCCCCTTGAGCCGGGCCACGTCATGACCGTTGAGCCCGGGATCTACTTCATCCCCGCCCTGATCGACAAGTGGAAGGTGGAGAAGACCAACCTGGATTTTGTGGCCTTCGACAAGCTCGAGAAATACCGCGGCTTTGGCGGCGTCCGGATCGAGGACGACATCCTGATCACCCGCGACGGCGTCCGCGTCCTGGGCAGGCTCATCCCCAAGACGGCGGCCCAGGTGGAGGCGGCGGCGACGATCTGA
- a CDS encoding NADH-quinone oxidoreductase subunit J has protein sequence MAEILFYLFSTVSIGAVLAMILSRNPAYAALWLVLAFSSLGGLFGLLGAPFTAVVQIIVYAGAIMVLFLFVLMTIDVRAGLPREKRRLARAAAVGLALLLLAEIGLAARSLIVSPEAANAAAVKPAAIGRLLFEQYLYPFEITSLLIMAALVGAVVLVKKKDPA, from the coding sequence ATGGCGGAAATTCTTTTCTATCTGTTCTCGACCGTCTCGATCGGCGCCGTCCTGGCCATGATCCTCTCCCGCAACCCGGCCTATGCCGCCCTTTGGCTGGTCCTGGCCTTTTCCTCCCTGGGCGGGCTCTTCGGCCTTCTCGGGGCGCCGTTCACCGCGGTCGTCCAGATCATCGTTTACGCCGGGGCCATCATGGTCCTGTTCCTGTTCGTGCTGATGACCATCGACGTCAGGGCCGGACTCCCCCGGGAGAAGCGCCGGCTGGCCCGGGCGGCCGCCGTCGGCCTGGCGCTCCTTCTTTTGGCCGAAATCGGCCTGGCCGCGCGCAGCCTGATCGTCTCGCCCGAGGCGGCCAATGCCGCTGCGGTCAAGCCGGCCGCCATCGGCCGCCTCCTGTTCGAACAATATCTCTACCCTTTCGAGATCACTTCGCTCCTCATCATGGCCGCCCTGGTCGGAGCCGTCGTCCTAGTCAAGAAGAAGGACCCCGCATGA
- the nuoK gene encoding NADH-quinone oxidoreductase subunit NuoK — MIPAGSFFAVAAILFGLGVVAFFVRKDLPTQFLAVEVMLNAANLAFLALAKPARAADAQAVVFFVITVAAAEAAVGLAVILVVFRRRKSVRGEDLRTLKG, encoded by the coding sequence ATGATCCCGGCCGGCTCATTCTTCGCCGTGGCCGCGATCCTGTTCGGCCTGGGAGTCGTCGCCTTTTTCGTCCGCAAGGACCTGCCGACCCAGTTCCTGGCCGTCGAAGTCATGCTCAACGCCGCCAACCTGGCCTTCCTGGCTCTGGCTAAGCCCGCCCGCGCGGCGGACGCCCAGGCTGTAGTCTTCTTCGTCATCACCGTCGCCGCGGCGGAAGCCGCCGTCGGCCTGGCCGTCATCCTGGTCGTCTTCCGCCGCCGCAAATCGGTGCGCGGCGAGGATCTCCGGACGCTCAAAGGCTGA